Part of the Gopherus evgoodei ecotype Sinaloan lineage unplaced genomic scaffold, rGopEvg1_v1.p scaffold_33_arrow_ctg1, whole genome shotgun sequence genome, CTGCCAGATGTTGACGCAATGAGTTTGGGTaactcagggaattacagacaGCACAAAAaacaccctccctcccaccctccggaCTCCCAGCTCTCTCCCCACAAACCCCAAATAACTGATTCACCTGCCTCAAGACTccctctgcttcctgcagccccattccCAAAGCACCCAGCATCATCCCCTCTCTGGTGCTTCCCCTGCACAGACAGATCTCTCCATCACAATGCTCCAGTGAGGtttactgcaattttttttaatgctgcagAGTTTCAGTCATGGTCTGTCATGGGTTCCCATCCTGCCTGGCTTCACTGGTGGTCTGAGCATTCTCTGTAAGGATGACATTTACAGTGTTTCCCATGTGGAGTCTCTGATGTTTCACAAGGGCCGAGCTCTGCCTGAATCTTTTCCCACATTCTGgacatttatagggtctctctccagtgtgggttGTCTGATGTCTAATAAGATGGGAGCTGTTGGTGAAGCTTTTCCTGCAGTCAGAACAGTTATAGggtctttctcctgtgtggattctctgatgctcaGGAAGGGCTGAGCTCTGACTGAACCTTTTCCTGCAATCAGAGCagttatagggtctctctcccgtgtgcaGTCTCCGATGCGTAATAAGGGTTGACCTACCCATGAAGCTTTTCCCAGAGTCAGGGCATTTATAAGATTTCTCTCCTCTGTGGATCCTCCTGTGGGCAGCAAGGGTGGTGCTCCGACAGAAGCTTTTTCCACAGTCTTTGCAATTGTAGAgtttctctcccgtgtggattctctgatgcttgAGAAGGTCAGCACTCACAATGAAGCTTTCCCCACAGtcgcatttatagggtctctctcctgtgtggatgctcCTGTGCGCAGACAGGGCCGAGTGCTGACTGAAACTCCTCCCACAGTCAGGGaatttatagggtttctctcctgtgtggatcctctggtgGGATCCTCTGGGGTGATAAGGGATGAGCTGttcctgaagcttttcccacagcctTTGCATTTgtaaggtctctctcctgtgtggatcctctgatgaaCAGTCAGGGCTGAGCTGACACAGAAGCTTTGCCCGCACTCAGGGCATTTATAGGGCCTCTCTTGCAAGTGTAGTCTCTGATGTTTAAGAAGGGTGGAGCTCTGCCGGAAGCTTTGCTCACATTTggggcatttatagggtctctctccggtGTGGATCTTCCAATGTGCCATGAGGTTTGAGCTCActctgaagctcttcccacagttGGGGCATTTATAGAGTCTCTCTCCCGTGTGCACTCTTCTATGTTTGCTAAGATCTGAGTTCACGCagaagcttttcccacaatcTTTATATTGATAGGGTTCCCCTTCCACTTGGATTCTCCTGTGTACAGCAAGGGCTGAGCTCCAGGCAAACCTTTTCCTTCAATAGTCATATTTGTAAGGTGTCTCTCCCGTGTGTATTCTCTTGTGTTCAGTAAGGATGGAGCTCCACATGAAGCTTTTCCTGCAGTCTTTGCATGTTAAGGGTTTCTTTCCTGTGTGGCATCTCCGATGTGTGACAAGCTGTGCCCACCAATTGAAGCCTTTCCCACAGTCGGCACACTTAtgtggcttctctcctgtgtggattcgccGATGAATGGCAAGGCGTGAGCTCCAGTGGAAGCTTTTCCTACAGTCAGAGCATTTATAAGACTGACTCTCACTGGCTTTTTCCTTTTCACGATTCTGGGAAAGTTCCCCTTTGGTGCTTCCTGATAACAGCCCATGCAGTTTCATTTGCTTGGGACTTTCCTGCTGAGGTCTGTCATCTTCATTCTCCCTTCTGAACCCATCAGCTCCCTTCTGAATCCAAACGTGAGTCATTCCCTGTGCTGCAAAGGTGAATGGCAAATATGggtaaaacaaaccaaaccaaaccagatGATAAGCTCAATACCCAGCCAGCAAAGAAGAAGGAGCAGAGGGACCAATTCTGCCTCCTCAGCCCATCTGAACATGGAGGAGAGGTCACTACTGGCTGGTCCAGTCAGGATGGATGAGAGGCCATGAGTGATGTCTGCCATGAGGGTATGACATCTGCTGGCTATTTTTCTGACTGAGCTAAGAGGAGGCAGGGGTCGGAGAGCTTACGGGGCATTGGAAGTGTTGGAGTTTGGTTTGACTTATTCCTCACCTGTGTGGGAGTCGCTCAGTGTCTCCTTTTCTGAAGAATCTTGAGGGTCTGGGGCAATGGGCTCTTCCCCTTGGTCCATGTGGGAAATGAGGTCTAGTGAGgtgtttggggggcggggggtcctGCTCAAAGGATGGAAGGTTGTGATTATCAGAGTTTGTTATAGCTCCATTGATCATTTCCCAGAGACGACATCCTGCCTGGTCCCATCCAGCCTCTTTCTTTGCAGGAGGGACATTTCATCTTCAAAGAAGGGAAAATGTTCATGAAGACCCATAGGAAAGCCTAGTGACTGGAGGGAAACATGCTGTGTGTTTCCTGGAATAAATGTAGGGATCCCCAAAGATGGGGAATTGATTACTTGGTCAGAGAACAGATAATAAGCCACTTGTCCCAACACTGCAGAAGGCCGGAGAACCTAAGGGGAGGGAACCAGCCCAAGGCAGGGGTCTCAAGGAGTCTGGTGACTATTGAAGCCCTGTGGATCTCCAGATACTCAGATGTGTAGGACAGATAGAaggtatggcaagagaccaccctggcttcaccaggagatcttcaattatccgaaactcaaaaaagagtcctacaaaaagtggaaactaggtcaaattacaaagcatgaatataaacaaataacacaagcatGCAAGCACAAAATTAGGAAGGCGAGATTAAACTAACTAGAGACAAAGGGTGATGAGAACATTCTATAaatacgttagaagcaagaggaagatgaaGGACAGTTTAGGCCCATTATTCAACAAGGGGGGCAAAACGATAACAAGAAACggggaaatggcagaaatgctaaATTATGTTTTTGTattagttttcaccaaaaaggttagtagcgatTGGATGCCTAACATAGTGAGTGCCAGTGGAAATgaagtaggatcagaggctaaactagggaaagaacaagttaaaaatgacttagacaagttagatgttttcaagtcaccagggtctgattaaatacatcctagaatactcaagcagctgactgaggagatatctgagccattagtgattatctttgaaaagtcatggaagaaagaagagattccagaggattggaaaagggcaaTTAGAATACcaatctataaaaatggaaattaggaCAATTcggggaattacagatcagtcagcttaacttcagttcccagaaagataatggagcaaataattaagaatcaatttgcaaacacctagaatataatgtgataagtaacagtcagcacgTATTTATCAagaaccaacctgatagctttctttgacagggtaacaagccttgtggatggggggaagcagtagatgtggtatatcttgactgtaATACAGCTTTTGATACTCTCTTGCATGgccttttcataaacaaactagggcaatacaacctagatggagctactataaggtgactgcataactgattggaaaaccatcaccagagagtagttatcagtggttcacagtaaaGCTGGGAGGGCGTATCAAGTACGGTCCCACAGGGATCATATCTGGGTAcagttctcttcaatatcttcatcaatgatttagataatggcatagaccatacacttataaagttttttgtggaaaataccaagctgggaggggttgcaagttctttggaggataggattaaaattcaaaatgatctggataaactggaaaaatggtctgaagtaaataggatgaaattcaataaggacaaatgcaaaatactccacttaggaaggaacaatcacttgcacacattcaaaatgggaaatgactgcctaggaaggagtatgtggaaagggatctggaggtcaaagtggaccacaaactaaatatgagtcaatggtgtaccactgttgcaaaaaaagcaaacatcattctggtatGTATTACTATGAGTGTTGAAAGCAAAACACAAGAAATACTGCTTCTTCTCTACttcacgctgattaggcctcaactggaatattgtgtccagtcaAAGGAAATAACAAATTTTGATATTTCTttctgatttggaacaaatttaaaaatcacagaatTTTCCATGAAATTCCAGTTTCACACAGCTTTAACTACAGTGactgatacttaaaaaaaaaaaaggggataaAATCATGTTTCCTTTGCTATGCTCCCTGCATTTTGTAAACCTAATAGTTCTTCAGTTGTCCATAGAGTCTTTTAGAAAATATTAGAATACTTGTGTACTTCTAATATttaacaaaaaagaagaaaaccaaagtctctttcaggttttttttcaCTGAGCACAAGTGGGGGAAATTGgtcacaaacccaattttttttaatgtaaccttTAAAAATTGTGAGTACATAGAATAattgaactggaagggaccttgagaggtcatttagtccaatcccctgtactcgtggcagaactaagtatgatctagacca contains:
- the LOC115641034 gene encoding zinc finger protein 253-like, which produces MDQGEEPIAPDPQDSSEKETLSDSHTAQGMTHVWIQKGADGFRRENEDDRPQQESPKQMKLHGLLSGSTKGELSQNREKEKASESQSYKCSDCRKSFHWSSRLAIHRRIHTGEKPHKCADCGKGFNWWAQLVTHRRCHTGKKPLTCKDCRKSFMWSSILTEHKRIHTGETPYKYDY